The proteins below come from a single Melospiza georgiana isolate bMelGeo1 chromosome 4, bMelGeo1.pri, whole genome shotgun sequence genomic window:
- the YEATS4 gene encoding YEATS domain-containing protein 4 — protein sequence MFKRMAEFGPDSGGRVKGVTIVKPIVYGNVARYFGKKREEDGHTHQWTVYVKPYRNEDMSAYVKKIQFKLHESYGNPLRVVTKPPYEITETGWGEFEIIIKIFFIDPNERPVTLYHLLKLFQSDTNAILGKKTVVSEFYDEMIFQDPTAMMQQLLTTSRQLTLGAYKHETEFADLEVKTREKLEAAKKKTSFEIAELKERLKASRETINCLKNEIRKLEEDDQSKDM from the exons ATGTTCAAGAGAATGGCAGAGTTCGGGCCTGACTCCGGCGGCAGGGTGAAG GGCGTTACCATCGTGAAGCCGATCGTGTACGGCAACGTCGCGCGGTATTTTGGGAAGAAGAGAGAGGAGGATGGCCACACTCACCAGTGGACGGTGTATGTGAAGCCGTACCGGAACGAG GACATGTCTGCATAtgtgaaaaaaattcaattcaAGTTGCATGAAAGCTACGGTAATCCTTTAAGAG TTGTTACCAAACCACCATATGAAATCACCGAAACAGGCTGGGGTGAATTTGAAATAATCATTAAGATATTTTTCATTGATCCAAATGAAAGACCT GTAACTTTATATCACTTGCTGAAGCTTTTTCAGTCGGATACCAATGCCATCCTGGGGAAGAAAACTGTAGTTTCTGAATTCTATGATGAAATG ATATTTCAAGATCCTACTGCAATGATGCAGCAGCTGTTAACAACGTCTCGTCAGCTAACACTAGGTGCTTATAAACATGAAACAGAGT TTGCAGATCTTGAAGTAAAAACCAGGGAGAAGCTTGAAGCTGCCAAAAAGAAGACTAGTTTTGAAATTGCTGAGCTTAAAGAAAGACTAAAAGCAAGTCGTGAAACCATCAACTGTTTAAAGAATGAAATCAGAAAACTTGAAGAAGATGATCAGTCTAAGGATATGTGA